A stretch of the Perca fluviatilis chromosome 17, GENO_Pfluv_1.0, whole genome shotgun sequence genome encodes the following:
- the zcchc9 gene encoding zinc finger CCHC domain-containing protein 9 isoform X1, whose product MLFFRLKTKLQPQSAVMTRWARANNVHKHKPAEATPWSQLRGGGGGGGGGGGRPQRDHLRGTQAGGSAVKKPNRPKKDYASEDVNGFLEYLQQTGQPLPRGSNGGREGEREFREEAETALRKDRRREDRRVKRQDNKKSHMLCFNCRKPGHGLADCPEADRDEEMGRGICYRCGSTEHEIQKCRAKVDPALGEYPYAKCFICSKTGHLSRACPDNPKGLYAQGGSCRVCGSVEHFQKDCPEHQAATNSVTVPWLSNNMSADYEDVHVPVKKTKPKQEKVVKF is encoded by the exons ATGCTTTTCTTCCGATTAAAAACTAAG CTTCAGCCACAAAGTGCAGTCATGACGAGGTGGGCGAGAGCCAATAATGTGCATAAACACAAGCCGGCCGAGGCCACTCCGTGGAGTCagctgagaggaggaggaggaggaggaggaggaggaggaggaagaccgCAGAGGGACCATCTGAGAGGGACTCAGGCTGGCGGATCAGCCGTGAAGAAGCCCAACCGTCCGAAGAAGGACTACGCCAGCGAGGACGTCAACGGCTTCCTGGAGTATCTCCAGCAGACGGGCCAGCCGCTGCCCCGGGGGAGTaacggagggagggagggggagcgGGAGTTCAGGGAGGAGGCGGAAACGGCCCTGAGGAAAGACCGGAGACGAGAGGACCGGAGGGTAAAGAGGCAGGACAACAAGAAGAGCCACATG CTGTGTTTTAACTGCAGGAAGCCTGGTCACGGTCTGGCCGACTGTCCCGAGGCGGACCGAGACGAGGAGATGGGCCGAGGCATCTGCTACCGCTGCGGCTCCACCGAACACGAGATCCAGAAGTGTAGAGCTAAAGTGGACCCCGCTCTGG GCGAGTACCCGTACGCCAAGTGCTTCATCTGTAGTAAGACGGGCCACTTGTCGCGGGCCTGCCCAGATAATCCTAAAGGACTTTATGCACAAG gaggTTCCTGTCGTGTTTGTGGTTCAGTGGAACATTTCCAGAAGGACTGTCCGGAGCATCAGGCTGCAA CTAACTCGGTGACGGTTCCCTGGTTGTCCAACAACATGAGCGCCGACTACGAGGACGTCCACGTTCCGGTGAAGAAAACCAAACCCAAACAAGAGAAGGTGGTGAAGTTCTGA
- the zcchc9 gene encoding zinc finger CCHC domain-containing protein 9 isoform X2 translates to MTRWARANNVHKHKPAEATPWSQLRGGGGGGGGGGGRPQRDHLRGTQAGGSAVKKPNRPKKDYASEDVNGFLEYLQQTGQPLPRGSNGGREGEREFREEAETALRKDRRREDRRVKRQDNKKSHMLCFNCRKPGHGLADCPEADRDEEMGRGICYRCGSTEHEIQKCRAKVDPALGEYPYAKCFICSKTGHLSRACPDNPKGLYAQGGSCRVCGSVEHFQKDCPEHQAATNSVTVPWLSNNMSADYEDVHVPVKKTKPKQEKVVKF, encoded by the exons ATGACGAGGTGGGCGAGAGCCAATAATGTGCATAAACACAAGCCGGCCGAGGCCACTCCGTGGAGTCagctgagaggaggaggaggaggaggaggaggaggaggaggaagaccgCAGAGGGACCATCTGAGAGGGACTCAGGCTGGCGGATCAGCCGTGAAGAAGCCCAACCGTCCGAAGAAGGACTACGCCAGCGAGGACGTCAACGGCTTCCTGGAGTATCTCCAGCAGACGGGCCAGCCGCTGCCCCGGGGGAGTaacggagggagggagggggagcgGGAGTTCAGGGAGGAGGCGGAAACGGCCCTGAGGAAAGACCGGAGACGAGAGGACCGGAGGGTAAAGAGGCAGGACAACAAGAAGAGCCACATG CTGTGTTTTAACTGCAGGAAGCCTGGTCACGGTCTGGCCGACTGTCCCGAGGCGGACCGAGACGAGGAGATGGGCCGAGGCATCTGCTACCGCTGCGGCTCCACCGAACACGAGATCCAGAAGTGTAGAGCTAAAGTGGACCCCGCTCTGG GCGAGTACCCGTACGCCAAGTGCTTCATCTGTAGTAAGACGGGCCACTTGTCGCGGGCCTGCCCAGATAATCCTAAAGGACTTTATGCACAAG gaggTTCCTGTCGTGTTTGTGGTTCAGTGGAACATTTCCAGAAGGACTGTCCGGAGCATCAGGCTGCAA CTAACTCGGTGACGGTTCCCTGGTTGTCCAACAACATGAGCGCCGACTACGAGGACGTCCACGTTCCGGTGAAGAAAACCAAACCCAAACAAGAGAAGGTGGTGAAGTTCTGA